One Gemmatimonadota bacterium genomic window carries:
- a CDS encoding M24 family metallopeptidase, with the protein MTGLLFAGLLAMVQQPLVVPPWSAQLATRESWLAKRHEMLLPMMRRHGVAMWIVVNEEFHADPIVPTIAPPLPYAGNRDFFIFADDGGNRVKAFSITGYPEEQINAYFEPMSEGRNPSKMLSDLFRRFRPKTIALGIEGSRGVTRTLTHATFQLIQQAIDSTPECRAPSAECRVTGSEALIEDHLDTRIPEEFATYQHLVKITDQIAKKALSNAVITPGKTTVGDVRRFLFDEYARRGATTWFQPDVRVQRLGGGNYELGKHSATPSVPGPALEGTIIKRGDVVHIDIGITAMGFDTDWQKMAYVLKAGERDVPAGLKKAMANTNALQDAVMRPCSRPGRLNTEAYDCAMAEMKERGIEAMIYSHPIGNQGHGLGAGVSFGSAPGRAGKPLRLGSYISIELNTATAVPEWRGQKVYVMMEDDAHLTEEGWTFFGPRQTEWYLVR; encoded by the coding sequence ATGACTGGACTTCTGTTTGCCGGGCTGCTCGCCATGGTTCAGCAGCCGCTGGTGGTGCCGCCATGGTCCGCTCAGCTCGCCACCCGCGAAAGCTGGCTGGCCAAGCGCCACGAGATGTTGCTGCCGATGATGCGGCGGCACGGGGTCGCGATGTGGATCGTGGTCAACGAGGAGTTTCATGCCGACCCGATCGTCCCTACCATCGCCCCGCCCCTCCCCTACGCCGGCAACCGCGATTTCTTCATCTTTGCCGATGACGGCGGCAACCGGGTCAAGGCGTTCTCGATCACCGGCTACCCGGAAGAGCAGATCAATGCCTATTTCGAGCCGATGTCCGAAGGCCGGAACCCGTCCAAGATGCTGTCCGACCTGTTCCGCCGCTTCAGACCCAAGACCATCGCCCTCGGCATTGAGGGCTCCCGCGGCGTCACCCGAACCCTCACCCACGCGACCTTCCAGCTGATCCAACAAGCCATTGACTCTACCCCGGAATGCCGAGCGCCGAGCGCCGAGTGCCGAGTGACGGGCAGTGAAGCGCTGATCGAAGACCACCTCGATACCCGGATTCCGGAAGAGTTTGCCACCTACCAGCACCTCGTCAAGATCACCGACCAGATCGCGAAGAAGGCCCTGTCCAATGCGGTGATCACGCCGGGTAAGACCACGGTCGGGGACGTGCGGCGGTTCCTGTTCGACGAATACGCCAGGCGGGGGGCCACTACGTGGTTTCAGCCCGACGTCCGGGTCCAGCGGCTCGGCGGCGGCAACTACGAGTTGGGCAAACATTCCGCCACGCCATCGGTGCCGGGACCGGCCTTGGAGGGCACGATCATCAAGCGGGGCGACGTGGTGCACATCGACATAGGCATCACGGCGATGGGATTTGATACCGATTGGCAGAAGATGGCGTACGTGCTGAAAGCTGGTGAGCGGGACGTGCCGGCCGGTCTCAAGAAAGCGATGGCGAATACCAATGCGTTGCAGGACGCGGTGATGAGGCCCTGCTCGCGGCCCGGCCGGCTCAACACCGAGGCCTACGACTGCGCCATGGCGGAGATGAAGGAGCGGGGGATCGAGGCGATGATCTACTCTCATCCCATCGGCAATCAGGGCCATGGCTTGGGGGCGGGGGTGTCGTTCGGTAGCGCGCCTGGGCGAGCGGGGAAGCCGTTGCGGTTAGGCTCCTATATCTCGATCGAGCTCAATACCGCGACGGCGGTGCCGGAGTGGCGCGGGCAGAAGGTCTACGTGATGATGGAGGACGACGCCCATCTCACGGAGGAGGGCTGGACGTTCTTTGGCCCGCGTCAGACCGAGTGGTATCTGGTGCGGTAG